The proteins below come from a single Drosophila kikkawai strain 14028-0561.14 chromosome 3R, DkikHiC1v2, whole genome shotgun sequence genomic window:
- the TwdlC gene encoding uncharacterized protein TwdlC, with protein MRVFSLFAVCVASLVATSLARPEPPSPYAYHGLPQQQSQRALPLNVHPQAPQIYQSLPQEQSFANFAAPQQTYLPPQMHLDAIEPVAPTAPASAEPLNPYDDSYNMAHRLSGVQHASGYNNGPPETKVHKHIYVHVPPKDFEEEDAIQTRVHHQQGPKQKHYKIVFIKAPSAPAIRPPVVPPPPQNEEKTLIYVLHKKPEQEQDIVIPTPPPTKPSKPEVYFIKYKTKKDEAPVYGPPPAEMEPRQATAEDFAPLAEVADVLPPTTLAPEPEVEQPAAVPVPAAIYGPPTAAAYTREEVQTTLPAAPANQYLPPATAPSALAIEEPSMAPIIVEEQQPEQRLAPAHVPATNYGPPNRFFLKKLK; from the exons ATGCGTGTCTTCTCCCTGTTCGCCGTGTGCGTCGCCTCCCTGGTGGCCACTTCTCTGGCCCGTCCGGAGCCTCCATCGCCCTATGCCTATCACGGATTACCGCAGCAGCAGAGTCAGCGGGCTTTGCCATTAAATG TTCATCCGCAGGCCCCGCAAATCTATCAGTCCCTGCCTCAGGAGCAGTCGTTCGCCAACTTCGCGGCACCCCAGCAGACCTACCTGCCGCCCCAGATGCACCTGGACGCCATTGAGCCCGTGGCTCCCACTGCCCCCGCCTCCGCTGAGCCCCTGAATCCCTACGACGACAGCTACAACATGGCCCACCGCCTGTCGGGAGTGCAGCACGCCAGTGGCTATAACAATGGCCCCCCGGAGACCAAGGTTCACAAGCACATCTACGTCCATGTGCCACCCAAGGActtcgaggaggaggatgcCATCCAGACACGCGTCCATCACCAGCAGGGACCCAAGCAGAAGCACTACAAGATCGTGTTCATCAAGGCCCCGTCCGCCCCGGCGATCCGTCCGCCAGTCGTGCCACCTCCACCTCAGAACGAGGAGAAGACCCTGATCTACGTGCTGCACAAGaagccggagcaggagcaggacatTGTCATCCCAACGCCGCCACCCACCAAGCCCTCGAAGCCCGAGGTGTACTTCATCAAGTACAAGACCAAGAAGGACGAGGCCCCCGTCTATGGACCGCCCCCAGCCGAGATGGAGCCCCGCCAGGCCACCGCCGAGGACTTTGCTCCTCTTGCCGAGGTTGCTGATGTCCTGCCACCCACCACTCTGGCTCCGGAACCGGAAGTAGAGCAGCCCGCAGCCGTGCCAGTGCCTGCCGCGATTTACGGTCCTCCCACGGCCGCTGCCTACACCCGCGAGGAGGTGCAGACCACTCTGCCCGCCGCTCCTGCCAATCAGTACCTGCCTCCTGCCACCGCACCCTCTGCTTTGGCCATTGAGGAGCCCTCGATGGCGCCCATCATagtggaggagcagcagccggagCAGCGCCTGGCTCCCGCCCACGTGCCTGCCACGAACTACGGTCCTCCCAACCGCTTCTTCCTCAAGAAGCTGAAGTGA